From the Conger conger chromosome 14, fConCon1.1, whole genome shotgun sequence genome, one window contains:
- the LOC133109804 gene encoding deoxyribonuclease-1-like, with protein sequence MKGGFPLQCFLPFLLVLCLSGPQPSLGFRICAFNIQHFGESKASKPKVLHNLVRILSRCDVCLLQEVRDVQHIALKKLLVSLNKYDEKYHYDYVSSEPLGRTAYKEQYVFVYRTASVEVLETYQYPDNQKGDEDAFARPPFIVKLKAPKTAIREFVLIPQHTSPTNATKEIDELYDVFLVVKEKWNIANIMFLGDFNAACGYVAKKNRKNIRLLVEPDFYWLIADDVDTTVRESTSCAYDRFVVYGRTLLRGIEPGTAGIFRFDKAYHLTEDKALELSDHYIIQLTMKSSAQQWQAQLSLLFITACILFLIVA encoded by the exons ATGAAGGGTGGTTTTCCGCTCCAGTgcttcctccccttcctcctggTCCTCTGCCTCTCCGGACCGCAACCTAGCCTCGGGTTCAGAATCTGTGCCTTCAACATCCAGCACTTCGGCGAGTCCAAGGCCTCCAAACCCAAGGTCTTGCACAACCTCGTGCGG ATTTTGTCTCGCTGTGATGTGTGCCTGCTTCAAGAGGTGAGAGACGTGCAACACATCGCCCTCAAAAAGCTGTTGGTTTCGCTCAACAA GTATGATGAAAAGTATCATTATGATTATGTGTCCAGTGAGCCTTTGGGTAGAACTGCTTACAAGGAGCAGTATGTCTttgtgtacag GACAGCCTCAGTAGAGGTGCTGGAAACTTACCAGTATCCCGACAACCAAAAAGGAGATGAAGATGCCTTCGCCAGACCACCCTTTATTGTGAAGCTTAAAGCACCAAAAACAG ctaTAAGAGAGTTTGTCCTGAtccctcagcacacctcccctaCAAATGCCACCAAAGAGATTGACGAACTCTACGATGTTTTCCTGGTGGTGAAAGAAAAGTGGAATATAGCG AACATCATGTTCCTGGGGGACTTTAATGCGGCCTGCGGCTACGTGGCTAAGAAGAATAGGAAGAACATTCGGCTGTTGGTGGAGCCAGACTTTTACTGGCTGATTGCAGACGATGTGGACactacagtgagagagagcaccagCTGTGCCTACGACCG GTTTGTGGTGTACGGCAGAACGCTGTTAAGAGGGATTGAGCCCGGTACCGCAGGTATCTTCAGATTTGACAAGGCGTACCACCTCACGGAGGACAAG GCATTAGAGCTGAGTGACCACTATATCATCCAGTTGACAATGAAGTCTTCAGCACAGCAATGGCAAGCGcagctctccctcctcttcatcactgcctgcatcctcttcctcatcgTAGCCTGA